CCAAGACGCCAAAGGCACCGCGTATACCGTCTCCTGCGATGCGGCCGAGGGCACCAGTACCGGGATCAGCGCGTCGGACCGGGCGCTGACCGCCCGCGTACTGGCCAACCCGGTTTCGGTTCCCGGCGAACTGCACCGTCCCGGACACATGTTTCCACTGCGTGCGGCCGACGGCGGGGTGCGGGAGCGGCGCGGCCACACCGAAGCCGCTGTGGAACTCGCCCGCCTGGCTGGCTGCACTCCGGTGGGCGTGATTGCCGAACTGGTGCACGACGACGGCGGAATGATGCGCCTGCCTGCGCTGCGGGACTTTGCGGATGCCCACGGTATTCCGCTGATCTCCATCGAGGACCTGGTGCAGTACCTGCACGCACGGATGGGGGAGGAATCATGAGCGAAGCAGCAGCCGAACAGCCGGTGGTACCCGGACCCGGGGTGCATCTGCCCACCGCGTTTGGGGACTTCACCGCCACCGCCTGGACCGACACACGCACCGGCGTCGAACATATGACCCTGACTGCGCCCGGGACGGAAAATTCCGGTCCGCTGGCCGAAGGTGCTCCGCTGGTGCGGCTGCACTCGGAATGCCTCACCGGCGATGTGTTCGGCTCCTACCGCTGCGACTGCGGGGAACAGTTGGAGCAGGCCATGGAGCTTATTGCCCTGCACGGGGGAACCATTGTGTACCTCCGCGGTCAGGAAGGCCGGGGGATCGGCCTGGCGAACAAGCTGCGGGCGTACGCGCTCCAGGAAGCCGGTGCTGACACAGTGGAAGCCAACGAGCAGCTCGGCCTGCCCGTGGACGCCCGCGACTACCAGGCCGCTGCCGACATCCTGCACCAGTTGGGCCTGCACCGGATCCGGCTGCTGACCAACAATCCCGCCAAGCAGGACTGGATGCGCCGTTTCGGCGTGGATGTTGAGGCCATGGTTCCGTCCGAGGTACCCATCCGTGCGGAGAACGAGCGCTATCTGCAGACCAAGCGGGACCGGATGGACCACCACCTGACTTTGCTGCGCACCAAACCCGTGCAGCAGAGCTGAATCTCTTTCCCCGACCCAAGGAGCACCTCATCATGAGTGGACACGGCGCACCCGCCACCGACCTCAGTGGCATCCGCCTGGCCGGAGTACCCGTTCGGCTGGCCATCGTTGCTGCCAGCTGGCACACCGAAATTATGGACGGCCTGATTGCCGGAGCGCTGCGCGCTGCGGAGGATGCCGGC
This Arthrobacter sp. zg-Y20 DNA region includes the following protein-coding sequences:
- the ribB gene encoding 3,4-dihydroxy-2-butanone-4-phosphate synthase, which produces MGAADTDIVLNPVTEAVEAIAAGRAVVVVDDADRENEGDIVFAAQHATPELTGWTVRYSSGVLCVPLPGSYADRLELPPMTDVNQDAKGTAYTVSCDAAEGTSTGISASDRALTARVLANPVSVPGELHRPGHMFPLRAADGGVRERRGHTEAAVELARLAGCTPVGVIAELVHDDGGMMRLPALRDFADAHGIPLISIEDLVQYLHARMGEES
- the ribA gene encoding GTP cyclohydrolase II yields the protein MSEAAAEQPVVPGPGVHLPTAFGDFTATAWTDTRTGVEHMTLTAPGTENSGPLAEGAPLVRLHSECLTGDVFGSYRCDCGEQLEQAMELIALHGGTIVYLRGQEGRGIGLANKLRAYALQEAGADTVEANEQLGLPVDARDYQAAADILHQLGLHRIRLLTNNPAKQDWMRRFGVDVEAMVPSEVPIRAENERYLQTKRDRMDHHLTLLRTKPVQQS